TCGATGCCGTCGATGAGCACATGGCCCACGGTTGGGTCATAGAAGCGGGAGATGAGGCTGACGAGCGTGGACTTGCCGGCACCGGTCTCGCCGAGGATGCCGAGTTTGGAGCCGGCAGGCACGGTGAAGTCGAGGTCTTTGAGGATCGGGGTTTCCGGGTCGTCCGGGAAGGCGAAACTGACGTGGGCAAAGCGGATGTCGCCTTTGATGCGCAGCGGGCAGGACTTGCGTTCGGCGGACTGCCGGGCACCGTATGTTCCGGAAGCCCCGGGCGCTCCGGTAGCACCGGTAGCCTCATCATCGCGCTTGACCTGCTCGACGATTGTGACCGCCTGCTTGACGGCTTCGGCCGCGTCGGGCTTCTCTACGATGCGCGGCTGTTCGGTGAGCAGCTTGCGAATCTTGATACAGCTGGCGTTGAATCGCTGCCAGTCGTTGATGAGCCAGCCGGAGGCACGCACCGGGCCGTCGATCATCCACAGGAAGGAGTTGAAGCTCACTAAGTTGCCAAGGGTCATGTAGCCCTTGATGACCAGGAAGCCGCCGAGGCCGAGCGTGATGAGCTGCAGCGAAAAGCCGAGGCCGTCCAGCCAGGGCATGTACTTGCGCGAGTTGTAGGCCAGGGCCATGTTGCGCTGCATGTAGTCGTCGTTGTGTTCGTCGAACTTTTCGGTTTCGTACGGTTCGCGCACGAATGCCTTGACCACACGGTTGCCCTCGATGTTCTCCTCGACCATGGAGTTGAGGGAGGCCAGCGAGTTGCGGATGGCGAAGAACAGCGGGTGGGCGTGCGTGGAAAGGCCGCGCGTGAGCACAAAAATGAACGGCGTGACGCAGGCCAGGGCGAGCGCAAGTCGCCAGTCGATGGCAAACATCACACACAGGGCACCGATGAACATGACCACGCAGTCGGCGATCTGGTAGCTCACCCAACTCAGGCAGTGGCGGATCGCGTCGGTGTCGGAGGTCAGGCGGCTCATGATGTCGCCGGTGCGTGTGTGGTTGAAGTACGTGAAGTCGAGCTCGTGCAGCTTCTCGTATTCGTCGGAGACGAGGCGGTAGACCGAGTTCTGGCCGAAACGCTCCATCCACATCTGGTAGCCGTATCGCGCGCCCACGCGGATGATGGTCATGAGGATCATCAGTCCGCACAGACGTGGCAGTTCGTCGGTATGCCCGCCGACGATGACACGGTCCACAATGATGCCGGACAGAATCGGAATGGTCAGGGCCATCGTGTTATTGACGATGAACAGTAGGAGCGCGCCTGCCACGCGGGGCAGGTCTGGTTTGCAGTATGACAGCACCCATTTGAGGTTGCTTGCGCTGGTATTGATTCCCGGATCGACGTACATGTGAGGAGATCACCGTTTCTTGGGGATTGTTTGCTTGTGGTATGGTGCGGCATGCTCCTGCGCCGCACGCGGCAATCGTTGCCGCCACGATTCACGATCAGCCGTGCTTCGT
This sequence is a window from Bifidobacterium breve DSM 20213 = JCM 1192. Protein-coding genes within it:
- a CDS encoding ABC transporter ATP-binding protein — translated: MYVDPGINTSASNLKWVLSYCKPDLPRVAGALLLFIVNNTMALTIPILSGIIVDRVIVGGHTDELPRLCGLMILMTIIRVGARYGYQMWMERFGQNSVYRLVSDEYEKLHELDFTYFNHTRTGDIMSRLTSDTDAIRHCLSWVSYQIADCVVMFIGALCVMFAIDWRLALALACVTPFIFVLTRGLSTHAHPLFFAIRNSLASLNSMVEENIEGNRVVKAFVREPYETEKFDEHNDDYMQRNMALAYNSRKYMPWLDGLGFSLQLITLGLGGFLVIKGYMTLGNLVSFNSFLWMIDGPVRASGWLINDWQRFNASCIKIRKLLTEQPRIVEKPDAAEAVKQAVTIVEQVKRDDEATGATGAPGASGTYGARQSAERKSCPLRIKGDIRFAHVSFAFPDDPETPILKDLDFTVPAGSKLGILGETGAGKSTLVSLISRFYDPTVGHVLIDGIDARDWPLATLRSQVCIVAQDTFLFSDTIGGNIGFGASDDSDDRYIQKMAQIAGADNFIRSMPQGYDTVVGERGVGLSGGQKQRLSLARALADDPSILIMDDTTSAVDMETEAEIQKHLKEMDSGKTIVTIAHRISSVKDSDLILVLEHGRIVERGTHAELVAAHGRYWGIYHKQLGLQSGAAQGF